The following coding sequences are from one Solea solea chromosome 11, fSolSol10.1, whole genome shotgun sequence window:
- the her3 gene encoding hairy-related 3, whose amino-acid sequence MVATTDCEEKSKPITGHKVSKPLMEKKRRARINKCLDQLKTLLESYYSTNIRKRKLEKADILELTVKHLRNLQKIQSCSVAASEFSDYQTGFRSCLANVNQYLVMTDAMNGMDHWMLSQLSSKVCRGRVSSTMDSGLIAAEPKEEARGLLPSAGAAHEQRNTISPKAPEPNSATTSRLLPSEGSSAAKQAVDAAAPAHINHEQRSSHKKCLSVGHRNEVSNAQHSVWRPW is encoded by the exons ATGGTGGCGACAACAGACTGCGAAGAAAAGTCGAAGCCGATCACTGGACACAAG GTATCCAAACCACTCATGGAAAAGAAACGGAGAGCTCGCATTAACAAGTGTTTGGACCAGTTAAAAACTCTTCTGGAGAGCTACTACAGCACTAAT ATTCGGAAGCGCAAACTGGAGAAGGCCGACATCCTGGAGCTCACTGTGAAACATCTCAGGAACCTCCAAAAGATCCAGAGCT GCTCTGTCGCTGCTTCAGAGTTTTCTGATTACCAAACCGGCTTCCGCAGTTGTCTGGCAAACGTCAATCAGTACTTGGTCATGACAGACGCAATGAACGGCATGGACCACTGGATGTTATCGCAGCTCTCCAGTAAAGTGTGCCGAGGTCGAGTCtccagcaccatggacagcggcCTGATCGCGGCTGAGCCAAAGGAGGAGGCGCGAGGGCTCTTACCATCTGCGGGTGCTGCACACGAGCAAAGAAACACTATCAGCCCTAAAGCACCGGAACCAAACAGTGCGACCACGTCTCGTTTACTACCGAGTGAAGGCTCATCTGCAGCAAAACAGGCTGTGGACGCTGCTGCGCCCGCGCACATCAACCACGAACAAAGATCAAGTCACAAGAAGTGTCTCTCTGTGGGTCACAGGAACGAAGTTTCAAACGCACAGCACAGTGTCTGGAGGCCTTGGTAG
- the LOC131468690 gene encoding probable G-protein coupled receptor 153 isoform X3 translates to MVDEITTMKDDVINANTLAWLVCSGVSILANTWSILSVSAKQKKWKPLEFLICTLAGTHILNMAIPITMYCVITLRRHHSNYDWNEGLCKVFVSTFYTLTLVTCFSVTSLSYHRMWMVRWPVNYRLSNTKKQAVHTVMGIWMVSFILSTLPAVGWHDTNHRFYTSDCKFIVKEIGLGFGVCFLLLIGGSVAMGVICIGIALFQTFSIQAGHNADKNKFNVPTIVVEDAQGKRRSSIDGSEPLKTSLQITYLISGIVFIYDFLTGFPILVVSFASLKFERSYNWMVLCVLWCSIAQSILLPMFLWACDRYRADIRVVWEKCVAIMSNDDVDEVVRTEWNVPPTRRYSHDETDMWTNDQIPSYLHRWGSTEDMIVSAHYSSTLPRHERRRSSLVSYHEESHHHHHPHRKRRRSEDSMHSLKHLPRVVCGGERYEDELRCFSRDEVINFIDETPLPSPRKSPRRTSTISLIPNVYEHHTVILPHFALTDFEREPQALRRLSEHKRSSSRGNSPETSPKPERPGGKRSHGACGSGKVYQECLGMHDGKKHSGESSPGRSHQNQGHSTCRPRTGSGAVAGSGGDWGNQKHLSKAESKGSTNSFVSTPSASSSGYITFQSDSLGSAT, encoded by the exons ATGGTGGATGAGATAACCACCATGAAGGATGATGTCATCAACGCCAACACGCTGGCTTGGCTGGTCTGCTCGGGCGTGTCCATCCTGGCCAACACTTGGAGCATCCTCAGCGTCAGTGCCAAGCAGAAGAAGTGGAAGCCGCTGGAGTTTCTCATCTGCACGCTGGCGGGCACGCACATCCTTAACATGGCCATCCCCATCACCATGTACTGTGTCATAACGCTGCGCCGCCATCACTCCAACTACGATTGGAACGAGGGTCTGTGTAAGGTGTTTGTCTCCACCTTCTACACGCTCACTTTAGTCACCTGCTTCTCCGTTACCTCACTCTCTTATCACCGCATGTGGATGGTACGCTGGCCTGTAAACTACAG gttGAGTAACACCAAGAAGCAGGCAGTGCACACAGTTATGGGCATCTGGATGGTCTCCTTCATCTTGTCCACACTTCCAGCTGTGGGCTGGCATGACACCAACCACCGCTTTTACACCTCTGACTGCAAATTCATCGTGAAAGAGATTGGCCTGGGCTTTGGCGTGTGCTTTCTGCTGCTGATTGGCGGCAGCGTGGCCATGGGTGTGATCTGCATTGGCATTGCGCTTTTCCAGACCTTCTCCATTCAGGCAGGTCACAATGCCGACAAGAACAAGTTCAATGTCCCCACCATAGTTGTGGAGGATGCCCAGGGCAAACGCAGATCATCCATTGATGGGTCGGAGCCTCTCAAGACGTCCCTGCAGATCACTTACCTGATCAGTGGCATCGTCTTCATCTACGACTTCCTGACTGGCTTCCCCATACTG GTGGTGAGCTTTGCCAGTCTGAAGTTCGAGCGCTCCTACAACTGGATGGtgttgtgtgtgctgtggtgctCCATTGCCCAGTCCATCCTGCTGCCTATGTTCCTCTGGGCCTGTGACCGCTATCGGGCTGACATTCGCGTGGTGTGGGAGAAGTGCGTCGCCATCATGTCCAACGACGACGTGGATGAGG TTGTCAGAACAGAATGGAAT GTGCCCCCTACAAGAAGATACTCCCACGACGAAACCGACATGTGGACCAACGACCAGATCCCCTCATACCTTCACCGATGGGGCTCTACCGAGGACATGATTGTGAGTGCCCACTACAGCTCCACCTTGCCGCGCCACGAGAGGCGCAGGAGCAGCCTGGTCTCCTACCACGAGGAGagccaccatcaccatcatccacATCGCAAGCGGCGACGATCTGAGGATAGTATGCACTCACTCAAGCACTTGCCCCGTGTGGTTTGTGGCGGGGAGCGCTATGAGGATGAACTGCGCTGTTTCAGCCGTGATGAGGTGATTAACTTTATAGATGAGACGCCGTTGCCGAGCCCTAGGAAGAGCCCGCGGCGCACGTCCACCATCTCACTTATCCCCAATGTGTATGAACACCACACAGTCATCCTCCCTCACTTCGCACTCACAGACTTTGAGCGTGAACCTCAAGCTCTCAGGAGGCTTTCAGAGCACAAAAGGAGCAGTAGTCGGGGCAACTCGCCTGAGACTTCCCCCAAACCAGAAAGACCTGGTGGAAAGAGGAGCCATGGGGCTTGTGGCTCTGGTAAAGTTTACCAGGAATGCCTGGGAATGCACGATGGGAAAAAGCACAGCGGAGAGAGTTCACCTGGGCGCAGCCATCAGAATCAAGGGCACTCTACCTGTAGGCCCAGGACAggcagtggagctgtggctggtTCTGGAGGTGACTGGGGAAATCAAAAGCACCTGAGCAAGGCAGAGAGTAAAGGAAGCACAAACAGTTTTGTAAGTACACCCTCGGCTTCGTCCTCGGGATACATCACCTTTCAGTCTGATTCTTTGGGCTCTGCTACCTGA
- the LOC131468690 gene encoding probable G-protein coupled receptor 153 isoform X1, translating into MVDEITTMKDDVINANTLAWLVCSGVSILANTWSILSVSAKQKKWKPLEFLICTLAGTHILNMAIPITMYCVITLRRHHSNYDWNEGLCKVFVSTFYTLTLVTCFSVTSLSYHRMWMVRWPVNYRLSNTKKQAVHTVMGIWMVSFILSTLPAVGWHDTNHRFYTSDCKFIVKEIGLGFGVCFLLLIGGSVAMGVICIGIALFQTFSIQAGHNADKNKFNVPTIVVEDAQGKRRSSIDGSEPLKTSLQITYLISGIVFIYDFLTGFPILVVSFASLKFERSYNWMVLCVLWCSIAQSILLPMFLWACDRYRADIRVVWEKCVAIMSNDDVDEENSQDGGIHADLIYDRPYDYSSAPEIVTIDRNAKYEFSTLERGVLQGYPLREQQEDKMQYLQVPPTRRYSHDETDMWTNDQIPSYLHRWGSTEDMIVSAHYSSTLPRHERRRSSLVSYHEESHHHHHPHRKRRRSEDSMHSLKHLPRVVCGGERYEDELRCFSRDEVINFIDETPLPSPRKSPRRTSTISLIPNVYEHHTVILPHFALTDFEREPQALRRLSEHKRSSSRGNSPETSPKPERPGGKRSHGACGSGKVYQECLGMHDGKKHSGESSPGRSHQNQGHSTCRPRTGSGAVAGSGGDWGNQKHLSKAESKGSTNSFVSTPSASSSGYITFQSDSLGSAT; encoded by the exons ATGGTGGATGAGATAACCACCATGAAGGATGATGTCATCAACGCCAACACGCTGGCTTGGCTGGTCTGCTCGGGCGTGTCCATCCTGGCCAACACTTGGAGCATCCTCAGCGTCAGTGCCAAGCAGAAGAAGTGGAAGCCGCTGGAGTTTCTCATCTGCACGCTGGCGGGCACGCACATCCTTAACATGGCCATCCCCATCACCATGTACTGTGTCATAACGCTGCGCCGCCATCACTCCAACTACGATTGGAACGAGGGTCTGTGTAAGGTGTTTGTCTCCACCTTCTACACGCTCACTTTAGTCACCTGCTTCTCCGTTACCTCACTCTCTTATCACCGCATGTGGATGGTACGCTGGCCTGTAAACTACAG gttGAGTAACACCAAGAAGCAGGCAGTGCACACAGTTATGGGCATCTGGATGGTCTCCTTCATCTTGTCCACACTTCCAGCTGTGGGCTGGCATGACACCAACCACCGCTTTTACACCTCTGACTGCAAATTCATCGTGAAAGAGATTGGCCTGGGCTTTGGCGTGTGCTTTCTGCTGCTGATTGGCGGCAGCGTGGCCATGGGTGTGATCTGCATTGGCATTGCGCTTTTCCAGACCTTCTCCATTCAGGCAGGTCACAATGCCGACAAGAACAAGTTCAATGTCCCCACCATAGTTGTGGAGGATGCCCAGGGCAAACGCAGATCATCCATTGATGGGTCGGAGCCTCTCAAGACGTCCCTGCAGATCACTTACCTGATCAGTGGCATCGTCTTCATCTACGACTTCCTGACTGGCTTCCCCATACTG GTGGTGAGCTTTGCCAGTCTGAAGTTCGAGCGCTCCTACAACTGGATGGtgttgtgtgtgctgtggtgctCCATTGCCCAGTCCATCCTGCTGCCTATGTTCCTCTGGGCCTGTGACCGCTATCGGGCTGACATTCGCGTGGTGTGGGAGAAGTGCGTCGCCATCATGTCCAACGACGACGTGGATGAGG AAAACAGCCAAGATGGAGGAATTCATGCCGACTTAATATATGACAGACCATATGACTATAGCTCGGCGCCTGAAATCGTGACCATAGACCGTAATGCCAAGTATGAGTTCTCAACCTTAGAAAGGGGGGTTCTGCAAGGGTATCCATTGAGGGAACAACAGGAAGATAAAATGCAGTATTTGCAg GTGCCCCCTACAAGAAGATACTCCCACGACGAAACCGACATGTGGACCAACGACCAGATCCCCTCATACCTTCACCGATGGGGCTCTACCGAGGACATGATTGTGAGTGCCCACTACAGCTCCACCTTGCCGCGCCACGAGAGGCGCAGGAGCAGCCTGGTCTCCTACCACGAGGAGagccaccatcaccatcatccacATCGCAAGCGGCGACGATCTGAGGATAGTATGCACTCACTCAAGCACTTGCCCCGTGTGGTTTGTGGCGGGGAGCGCTATGAGGATGAACTGCGCTGTTTCAGCCGTGATGAGGTGATTAACTTTATAGATGAGACGCCGTTGCCGAGCCCTAGGAAGAGCCCGCGGCGCACGTCCACCATCTCACTTATCCCCAATGTGTATGAACACCACACAGTCATCCTCCCTCACTTCGCACTCACAGACTTTGAGCGTGAACCTCAAGCTCTCAGGAGGCTTTCAGAGCACAAAAGGAGCAGTAGTCGGGGCAACTCGCCTGAGACTTCCCCCAAACCAGAAAGACCTGGTGGAAAGAGGAGCCATGGGGCTTGTGGCTCTGGTAAAGTTTACCAGGAATGCCTGGGAATGCACGATGGGAAAAAGCACAGCGGAGAGAGTTCACCTGGGCGCAGCCATCAGAATCAAGGGCACTCTACCTGTAGGCCCAGGACAggcagtggagctgtggctggtTCTGGAGGTGACTGGGGAAATCAAAAGCACCTGAGCAAGGCAGAGAGTAAAGGAAGCACAAACAGTTTTGTAAGTACACCCTCGGCTTCGTCCTCGGGATACATCACCTTTCAGTCTGATTCTTTGGGCTCTGCTACCTGA
- the LOC131468690 gene encoding probable G-protein coupled receptor 153 isoform X2 yields MVDEITTMKDDVINANTLAWLVCSGVSILANTWSILSVSAKQKKWKPLEFLICTLAGTHILNMAIPITMYCVITLRRHHSNYDWNEGLCKVFVSTFYTLTLVTCFSVTSLSYHRMWMVRWPVNYRLSNTKKQAVHTVMGIWMVSFILSTLPAVGWHDTNHRFYTSDCKFIVKEIGLGFGVCFLLLIGGSVAMGVICIGIALFQTFSIQAGHNADKNKFNVPTIVVEDAQGKRRSSIDGSEPLKTSLQITYLISGIVFIYDFLTGFPILVVSFASLKFERSYNWMVLCVLWCSIAQSILLPMFLWACDRYRADIRVVWEKCVAIMSNDDVDEEGLPCITHHSFVRTEWNVPPTRRYSHDETDMWTNDQIPSYLHRWGSTEDMIVSAHYSSTLPRHERRRSSLVSYHEESHHHHHPHRKRRRSEDSMHSLKHLPRVVCGGERYEDELRCFSRDEVINFIDETPLPSPRKSPRRTSTISLIPNVYEHHTVILPHFALTDFEREPQALRRLSEHKRSSSRGNSPETSPKPERPGGKRSHGACGSGKVYQECLGMHDGKKHSGESSPGRSHQNQGHSTCRPRTGSGAVAGSGGDWGNQKHLSKAESKGSTNSFVSTPSASSSGYITFQSDSLGSAT; encoded by the exons ATGGTGGATGAGATAACCACCATGAAGGATGATGTCATCAACGCCAACACGCTGGCTTGGCTGGTCTGCTCGGGCGTGTCCATCCTGGCCAACACTTGGAGCATCCTCAGCGTCAGTGCCAAGCAGAAGAAGTGGAAGCCGCTGGAGTTTCTCATCTGCACGCTGGCGGGCACGCACATCCTTAACATGGCCATCCCCATCACCATGTACTGTGTCATAACGCTGCGCCGCCATCACTCCAACTACGATTGGAACGAGGGTCTGTGTAAGGTGTTTGTCTCCACCTTCTACACGCTCACTTTAGTCACCTGCTTCTCCGTTACCTCACTCTCTTATCACCGCATGTGGATGGTACGCTGGCCTGTAAACTACAG gttGAGTAACACCAAGAAGCAGGCAGTGCACACAGTTATGGGCATCTGGATGGTCTCCTTCATCTTGTCCACACTTCCAGCTGTGGGCTGGCATGACACCAACCACCGCTTTTACACCTCTGACTGCAAATTCATCGTGAAAGAGATTGGCCTGGGCTTTGGCGTGTGCTTTCTGCTGCTGATTGGCGGCAGCGTGGCCATGGGTGTGATCTGCATTGGCATTGCGCTTTTCCAGACCTTCTCCATTCAGGCAGGTCACAATGCCGACAAGAACAAGTTCAATGTCCCCACCATAGTTGTGGAGGATGCCCAGGGCAAACGCAGATCATCCATTGATGGGTCGGAGCCTCTCAAGACGTCCCTGCAGATCACTTACCTGATCAGTGGCATCGTCTTCATCTACGACTTCCTGACTGGCTTCCCCATACTG GTGGTGAGCTTTGCCAGTCTGAAGTTCGAGCGCTCCTACAACTGGATGGtgttgtgtgtgctgtggtgctCCATTGCCCAGTCCATCCTGCTGCCTATGTTCCTCTGGGCCTGTGACCGCTATCGGGCTGACATTCGCGTGGTGTGGGAGAAGTGCGTCGCCATCATGTCCAACGACGACGTGGATGAGG AGGGCTTGCCATGTATAACCCATCACAGTT TTGTCAGAACAGAATGGAAT GTGCCCCCTACAAGAAGATACTCCCACGACGAAACCGACATGTGGACCAACGACCAGATCCCCTCATACCTTCACCGATGGGGCTCTACCGAGGACATGATTGTGAGTGCCCACTACAGCTCCACCTTGCCGCGCCACGAGAGGCGCAGGAGCAGCCTGGTCTCCTACCACGAGGAGagccaccatcaccatcatccacATCGCAAGCGGCGACGATCTGAGGATAGTATGCACTCACTCAAGCACTTGCCCCGTGTGGTTTGTGGCGGGGAGCGCTATGAGGATGAACTGCGCTGTTTCAGCCGTGATGAGGTGATTAACTTTATAGATGAGACGCCGTTGCCGAGCCCTAGGAAGAGCCCGCGGCGCACGTCCACCATCTCACTTATCCCCAATGTGTATGAACACCACACAGTCATCCTCCCTCACTTCGCACTCACAGACTTTGAGCGTGAACCTCAAGCTCTCAGGAGGCTTTCAGAGCACAAAAGGAGCAGTAGTCGGGGCAACTCGCCTGAGACTTCCCCCAAACCAGAAAGACCTGGTGGAAAGAGGAGCCATGGGGCTTGTGGCTCTGGTAAAGTTTACCAGGAATGCCTGGGAATGCACGATGGGAAAAAGCACAGCGGAGAGAGTTCACCTGGGCGCAGCCATCAGAATCAAGGGCACTCTACCTGTAGGCCCAGGACAggcagtggagctgtggctggtTCTGGAGGTGACTGGGGAAATCAAAAGCACCTGAGCAAGGCAGAGAGTAAAGGAAGCACAAACAGTTTTGTAAGTACACCCTCGGCTTCGTCCTCGGGATACATCACCTTTCAGTCTGATTCTTTGGGCTCTGCTACCTGA